gggcctgatccagcagggctcttcttatgttaaaACCTTCTTCTGAGGAATTCTGGGATACCCTGAAAGATTATAAGGGCCTCCTCAATGAGAAGAAGAGCTTTAATACTCTTAATGTtgagtttaaaatgattttaatgtttaaatgagtttaatgttaatgattttaattgtaagccatccagagacgcaagttttggtagagagagagagagagagagagagagagagagagagagagagagagagagagagagagagagaaagagagagaagaaagagagaaagaaagaaagaaagaaagaaagaaagaaagaaagaaagaaagaaagaaagaaagaaagaaagaaagaaagaaagacatgaGACAACACAAAGCTAGGCAGGAATTGGCAAGACAATTATACTGCCAAGAGCCagggcttttttctttctttttttagtgtgcaatcagacacaaaatgtgccgCTCCCTCACAAAAATGTGCAGATCTCAAGAACATTTGTGCACTCCAAAAATCCAAGCCATGCACAAGTTGGACTATGTCAGATGACGTCAAAAGTGTCTGCAAACAATGAGAAAAGACAAACGGGTCTTCTAGAATCCAAACCCAGATCGAGCGCCTCCatttctcctcccactgccaaagatgcttcccaaGGACTCCACTGCTACTCTCCACAGAGCCTTCCCCAAGGAACAGAACATTCTTCTGCAATCGTGCTGTCCATTTCTCAATGCTGAGGGTTTTCTCCCACTCCGTTTAGCCTTCTCAATGCCATTAAATGTGACTCTTTCCAGGGCAACAGTGTGCGCGCACAGGCAAGGAAAATGCACGGGGATGTGTGTATGTGCTATAGCCACGGCATGTAGAGTACATGCATGGATTATACTTGCATACCACCGTGCGGTTCTGAATGTTCCTTTTTTAAATGCCCAGCCAAGAGTTCCAGATACTTCGACTGCCCCACCCTCTGACACCAGCACAAACTGCCCTCAAGGAAATAGGATTTTCAACCATGAGAGTGCCTTCAAAGGTTGGCGCTTTTACCTTGATCCATGGGTGCTCCAAACTTTGCTCAATCGTCATTCGTTTCCTGAAATGTCAGAAGCAGCAACCATCAGCGCCAATTACTACAGATCCTCCTTCCAAGCAGAGACCACAGGCCAGGGTCACCACCCCACGGCACGTGGGCCTGAGTGAGCCCCATTGAGACGGGCTATCGTGCCTTTGTGCATCTGTCAATCgtttcagtggggcttgcgcAAAGGAGCTCCCCAGCGGGTTGTGGCCCAGATGGTCTCCTCTACGATACCTTTAGAGGCAACCTGGCTTCCAATCCCAGCTGCCACAATCTCAGCTGAAAGAAACCTCATGGCCACCACAACCCAGCTCTTAATGGGCTTCCTTGAGTGGAGGTGTTCCAAATTAAGTCCCCAACTTTGCAAAAATAAAGCAGTCCCCACCAGGACCGTATGCACTCTCCCCTTCATTATAAGAGGATTTTGCACTTAGAAGCTGCATATTGTGGCCTGGATATATAATTATTAAACAGGTCTGGGTATGTATGTTCATACTGCAGAATTTATTCTGCTTTTTTGCTAGCAGCTAGGAAAGGCCAGAAGGGGCATACGAAGTCCTGAATGAATGCTGACCAAAGTGGCAACAGGAAGCAAAACCTCGGCCTCAGGTCTCCCATGTTTGATCTTCCGGTTCTCCAGTCCAACAAAGAGTTCTGTGCAGCTCCAAAGCTTGCATCTGTCACTTTGGACAGTGGCTGGTTCAACACCAGAAATGCTTGCCACATTAGCCCCATTCACGGGTTATGTTCAACACGCATATGAGTGTACAgcatacacagatacagatctgtacacagatacagttagtcacacattatgttgaacataacaGGCACAACAGTCTAcgtcctatctgtactatgcatttgaggggcctgtacccagcttcacttttaaaatttatgAGCGTACAGACATTAGCCTTGATTGCTCAGTAGAACCTCCAGGAACAGAGGCAGCCAACCTGTAAATAACCAGATGCTGGAGAGAAACAGGGGAAGGCATCACCTTCGTGCCATGTTATGAACTTCCCAGCTGACAGCTGTTAGAAGCAGATTACTGAGGTCAATGGGTCCTTGGTCTAACCCAATAGGAAAGCCCTTCTTATTCCAACTCGTCTCCCAGGCTGGATAAAGCTGAAGAAGGACTCCAGCACACCGCTACAACTTGAAAGGATGGCTTGCTGTGCAAGAGCTCAGCTGCGCCCCAGCTGTGCAAGAGCTCAGCTGCGCCCCAGCAACTCCACATCAGCTAACCCTTCCGAGAATGATACCGTGAACACTCAGCCCCTTCCACCCAGCACCCAACTCTCGTACTTGGGATCCTTGACAAGCAGGCGCCGAATGAAGTCCTTGGCCAGCTCGCTGGTGTTGCTGAAGTATTCCTCGTCGAAGTCGTAATTCACAGCAGAGATGTTGGTCAGAGTCTCCTGCTTCGTCTCGCCGAGGAACGGCGACGCACCACTCAAGCTGTGGGTCAAAGGGTAGCAAAGCCAGCAATGTTAGGGCTCACCCCACACCACTCAGGCACCCAGATGGCCTCCCAGCCCACTCTTACAATCCAGTTCCCAGGGGCTTCGTGATCCACCCACATGGGGCAAAATTAGAACCATGGCTGACGCACATTTGGGCTGTTGGTCTGTGTGGGAGATCAGCTAGCCTGTGGCTTATGGGGCCAAGTCTCTCAGATTCCAGCCTGGACCCCAGACTCCATCTTAGGGTGCATCAGCAACTGGCTCCAAAAAAGGCTGCTGCTCCGACATCTCCACCTCCATTGGCTTTAATATGCCCAGAAACAGAGATTCGCAAACTTTTTCTCATGAGCCGCTTGGAAATTGCCTGGGGTCTCAGCAAACCACTTAATAACTTTTGTTCAATAAATCAAACCACCTAGCTCATATGAAGTCTTTTAAGAAGTCAACTGCATGGTGAGTTAGAGATATTCTGCAATCACAGGAACCGAACAGGAACctttcaactagggatgtgctcgaaacgcAATTCGAGTTCCGAATCGGGGCACAGTCCCCGCACCTTTAAcagggaagagagcaggtccataccagCTCCTCCTCATCTACTCACCATCACAGGAAGTTCAACGGCACTCCCCCCAGTTAAGATTGCACGCcagcggggcatctcccagctggcatcgcgcaagggcagctgggagacacccccgCCAGTGTGCAATcttagctggggggagcactgctgAACTTCCTGTGGCGGTGAGcaaaggaggagcaggtacggacctgctctcctccctgttaaaggtgtGGGGACTGTTCCGTGATTCGGAGCTCGAATCGCGTTTCGAGCACATTCCTACTtccaacctctgctaactgggcaaaggccAACAGGCCTTTCTgaaatggtggctctcttctatttatcagggAGAAGAGCATATCTCTAGGGAcggttgctggtgtttcccttgtgtttctttttggactgagagTCCCTTTgggcagggatccacaaattcaGGCTCAGCTCACTAGcaagccattatttgtggtcaccaccagtcctctctttccccctcagatccttttctggcatggAAGCAGAGTGGCTTGGGAGAGGAGCGGGTCTGttctcatttgcactgggatatgaagAAGGTAAGAAGCAGTGAGAGCCTTCTCCAAATACTCAGAAGGATTTCTGCTGTTGCTTACCTTCTCCAAAAAGGCAGTGGAAATGGGACCTccggggaggagatctgtgtggtgctgctgGGTGACCTGCTCGCCAGAAGGCTGGAGGCACTTGCCACTGACGAGCTGGCAAGTGAATTCGTAGATACCCATCTTTAGGACAGGTAAACCATTTTTTTTCATCCCTTCTGCTATACAGACTGCTTTGTGATCTTTTTAATGCAAAGCAGTACATAGTCTCAACACACTGTAGCCATGGCCTCATATCTGCACTCCAAACTCCCCCACCCGCTGACTGGTCTTTCCTATTTCTGGCTCCCTGAAACCTTGCCAGTCATTGGCACTGGATCCTGCAGCCGTATGCAGGTACTAAGCACCTGGTGGGGGAGAAACCCTATACCGCCACCACCCGCTCTTCCCCAAGCCCAGAgccacactgctgccccacttGGCAAAGCCTGTTTCTACAAGCCCTGCAATACATAGTTTATTCTTAATATACTCACAGGATATATGTGATGACTCCAATGCtcctgggtgggggggtggggaattaaaaaaaagagGAACATATCAAGATTCTAACATCAATTGTCTGTATAGATAAAGAAAGTGCTGTAGCAgtattcacaggttatgttcaaCACCCGTACAAGTGTACCACattcacaggtacagatctgtatgcaggtatagTGTTTCACACGTTAcgctgaatacaggtacagcagtacacttcctatttgcaacgtgcatttgagggtcctgtatttaaaaatgaatgcagatacagtcatttgcacaaaaacatgtgcctgtgtgcagatatctgtacactcctGCAACATGCTGCCTGAATAGTGCTCGTATGGCTATGCTGAACTGCAGTGGGTTCCCCTGCCCCGCAGAGTGGATTTCAGCTAGGGTTTCCCCTAGCCCAGCTGCTGATAATTTCTGAGAACTGAAGTTAACCATTCATGGGTTACTTGAATgtaaggttgccatattcaagcttcccaaatccaggtgacctaatttgcatattatgcaaattccACAGcacctaatttgcattttatttatttgacagatttgtttacttttccctccttttctgccttcccctgtgatcagatccagagtaaaatttGTTGCACACTTGAAATGCGTGTAAATCCGAGTGGAATTTAGCATCCGGGTGGAGaatccaaaatctgggggctaccttaaattccaggggacatggcaggGCTACTTGAATGTTCCCTATGCTGGTTGGAgatgaactggcctggttggagGCCTTGCCCAAGAGCAACTGACAGACTACTGCTGCTTAATACAGGCACTACCTGCTCCTCATTGGCTGTCCTACATCACATGCAGGAGAAGGCCAGATACTAGCTTAATTGGCCGTCCCAAATCACATGCCAGGGGAGGCAAGATGGCGGCCCCCTGTGTCTGTCTATGGACAACCCTGGGAACACAACCCTGCCCTCTGCAAGTACGGCAGCAGGGAGTGGCACAGTGTTCTCTGGAATCAACCTCACCCctctttaaaaattttaattttgtgGTGAATAATTTTTTGTGGtgaataattttaattttgtggtGAATTTTAATTTTGTGGTGTTATTTCAGTCTGAAATAAAAAATTAGgaaaacattacaataatgtGTCCCTTCTCCCTGCCTGTCCCCATCCAGAGGTCCAGGTGTGACTGGGCAGTTCTCTCCGCCCACCAGCAGAAAGAGAGATTTGGCTAGCAGGgaccttctctccctccctgagaaccaccctccctcagtgtttcctctaacagaattcccagatgttgttgactacagcttccagaatccccagctgcaatggcttttgcctggggatgctgggagtcatagtcaacaccatctgggaatccctattagaggggacactgccctCTGTTTTGCCATCGGTCACAGGACTGGTCAGCTTTATTACTGAAACTCTGAGTTGTCCAAAGACCAAATTTAGTCAAAGAATTCTTTGCCTCGCATCCTTGACTCTTATAGGTCCCTCGCACTAACCCCCTGCCCTTAACTCTCGCACATGTAATAAGGGGCTCAGTTTTATTATAGCCCAGCTGATGTCACTCACCACATGTCGGCCTCCAGGCCCAGAGGTTCGTAGTTCACTATTTCTGGAgctggagagggaagggagggagggagatttcaGTGACATCAGACATAAGGCTTGTCCCTTGAGCTGCTCACCGTGCACTTCTAGCATACTAAGATACCCTTTGCATGAGATTAGAGTTGctctttcatttaaaataaaaatatttttttcaagccacacatacacaaacacagacTGCTGTGCTtgacacacacatatacaactTTCTGCTGTGTAAAAAAGGTTGAAGGGGGCACAGTTTGAAATATCACTCAGGGTGAGACCCTCAGCTCTGCCACAGGGAGGTTCTCTATAGCAATCCAGGCTCTGAAGTCCTCCGGAAGGTTAGAGCTAAACCCCCGTCCCCTTTTGGCTTTGAGGTAGACAGGCAGACCTCCCATTCAGGAAGATCTgcagacagctgctgccagcttgtctgttGGCAACGCAGGGTCAGGCTTCTCTACAGTTGCGCCAAAGCGCTGGGAAACACCTCCTGCCAGAGTAAGAGAACTCTTAATACGCACCTGTTTAGCAAGGCCTTTGAGTAATTTTAagtagattttaaaatgtttgtattgcttttaattatcttaatttttttttacatttgactttttttttttttttggttacaCGTTAACATTATGTAAGCTGCCTAAGAGGTTTGCTTTAGGCAGGCTACAAATATcctaaataaatagtaaataaattgTTAAGACCTAGCCTATTCTACCATGTTGTCGGCCTGTCCAATGAAAGAGGTGGGGGCTACCTTGCAGTgtgccctctaaggcatgcgctcacatgtttttggatgtctgctcagtcagttttagatcctgctcaggttgaatctggaaggccccactctgaatcgcatgtgtgcacacactgccttgatactgccggcCAAAACAAAACTcgttccacacagagatgggggggggggaattagagaGAAGAGAACACGGCTTCCTTGTACTGGTCTTTTTTCCACATTGTTTTTATACAATCTTTAATGTTTATTTATACTTATCTATTCCGTTTATAGACAGCCCCATCCAAGGGATCTGGGCGATGCACAACAAgttaaaaaagacataaaaacaaacaccattcaaaaaacactgcttaaaacaattaaaaaaacaataaaaacaattcaaaaccatttaaaaccgattacaatactaaaaacaatgtaaaaaccttggaaggccaggccaaacaagtaagtgattagggctctcttaaaggccaacagtgagcctaaaatgtggatatctgccaggagtgcattccataggccaggagcagctacagagaaggcccaagtCGCCACctgacgtactggtggtaactggagacgggcctctccagatgacctcaacgtgcgatggggatcatacagaagaaggcactctctaaggtagcccaggcccaagccgttcaggtcttcaaaggtaataaccatttaaaggtaataatatttaaatataaatatttaaaagtaataatgttgctctgttttaaactgttgtgagTGTCTTTGGGAGTTACATTACTAACCCATGGGACAGAAATGCAAAAATAGATCAAATGTTGCTCCTCGAAAttgcacagtacctgcagtggCGCAAGATAAGaaactctacacacacacacacacagaggcttccCCAAAGAGTCCACTGTCCTTGTAGAATGTCCCTTTCCTTCCCCTGCAAACCCCCCTACCTACAAACTCCGGGGTGCCGAAGATATTTTTGAACTCATTCCCCGCTTCGATCTTGTGAGCGATGCCGAAGTCAATCAGCTTGATCCGAGGGCTGGGCACGTTTTTGTCAAGCAGCATGATGTTTTCAGGCTGGAAGGAGGCAAAAAAGGGAGGCACCTGAGAATATCCATTTCCAGCAGCATAGATGGACCTCGGCCACCAGGGAAGAATCCTTGACAACAGCTCCAGTTCTAGGGTGTCTGTCGTATGTACCAACACTTTCTCTAGTTTGCAATTGTAGGGGGAAACCCATTCAATCCCAGGCTTCTCCAGGTAAGACCTGGAAGACCCTGTCTGAAATCCAGGaggaccactgccagtcagagtggacaaccctgagctagatggaccaagggcctgactcaacataaagcagcttcctaataTGTATGTTCCTATGGGCAAGTTATTCAGAGTGTTGAGAGccagcatgctgtagtggttagagtactggactaggaccaggaagacttgggttcaaatcccaggtcagccatggaactcagtgGGGAACTCTGAGtgagtcacttatctctcaacctaacttacctcacaggattgttgtagaAGAAACATAAGGAGGTACAACAATCTTTCCAGGATTGGAAGGCTGGGGCAGCCCTTCAAAAGCAGTTCAGTTAGACATGtaagggaagttattttcctttattgtattgcttgaatctgagttccTGATTAATGAGAATCTTCTCTTTCCTGCAGACAATCATTCTTATTACAtactcttgtttttattttaatctaatagtaaacccttgttggtgaaggttgctactcttcattttggatctACCTTAGTCACATTGCctttgaaggcctaagactgctgagcctttttggggggagggtttTGCCCCTTTTCCCgccccaggaatcttatgtggaaagagtggtttgttcccacattaaaataaagtgtgtggtagcagcctactgtgaatcccatAGAGTCAAGCATTCACCCCAATGAACTCACCCCTCCTACTCTGGCAGGAGATATGACAGATGTTGCCTGAGGATGTTGACAGGCTGCTTGAGACAGATTTTATGACAgactagttaattttggcccattgaacaacgggccctagtaacggctctcctgtccccccgctgccattccccctccctccctcattaagggccaaatcggcccagccacttgcctccgcagcttccgccgccgaccaaccgcccgcccacccagctgccgatacctccttgctcccggaacacgtcctccgcttgatctgctgctcgattaacagaagaagagaggtgctcgcatgcagagctccactctctttaaagtctcttcccgaactggcagTTTGCGTGGCAAGGACGCAAAgtgccagttcgggaagagactttaaagagagtggagctctgcatgcgagcacctctctccttctgttaatcgagcagcggatcaagcggaggacgtgttccgggagcaaggaggtatcggcagctgggtgggcgggcggttggtcggcggcggaagctgcagggggaagtggctgggccgatttggcccttaatggggggggtcagctgggagggagggtcggcggcgtcggctgcgggtgccttttaaaaaatatttaagtggcctctgctccgcccccggcctccgtctcttttggccgaggcagcggctccgccgctgcctcgcccagtttaccccagcgccggttttccggcttcttcggggcggctgcttctggccgcccaagatggctggcgggtaccggcgagcgtgtctcccttgccctgttctgcgcctgcgcgaagcgcaggcacagaacagggcagggaggcacggacaccaagcgttttattagagaggatgctaTAATAATTTTATGACAGATGCCATCATAATTTTATTACAGATGCCATGGACTGTGTCCATGGGTGACGGGAGTGGTGAACGCCTCCCTGAAGCAAGTaatgctccctctgaaagacaaagtccacagcttaggagtgcttctggattcaatactgtccttggaggcacaggtggcagagGTGTGCACAGGTGCTTTttgccagctatggctggtacgccagccacgaccctacttggagaagtcagacctgacctcagtgaCTCAAGCTTTGGCGacttccagattggactactgcaaggcactctctgtggggctgcccttgaagacagtttggaagcttcagctggtccagaatgctgctgcaaggatgcttgtgggtgcaagttgcttcatgagtctAACagccatcctgcggcagcttcactggttagcAATCCACTTCTGGACTGGATCCAAGGtgttggtcttgacctttaaagccctacatggcttggagctggggtacctgttggactgcattcccCCATACAAACCTCTCAGGGCCTTCCAttcggcatctcaggccctgctcatggccccaccactaaccaAAATCCAGTTGGCAGGAACAAGAGACAgcacctttttggttgtggcccctcagctttggaacacgctcctagaagagctttgccatgctcccctccctcagtgttaaaaaaaaccaaattagacacatctttttaaagaggctttttaatggttTATCTGCTATTTTcctagttctcagtttttagctttttattaatcaCTTCTAAACTGaactttttaaacaaatgtaattttaaatgtggttttagcttcaTCTTTTGacatgtttaattttttaaaaaaactttatattgtatctgttttattaatgccgtgagctgccttgagcagtagtgtactggaggggcggggtatacatattttaaaagaaataaatggcTGAAGAGGGCTAGAGTTACTTCAGTTTAACAAACCCTTGATGTGCTTTAACTCCCATATGGAAGTCAGTGCAAGAAGGAGATGGATGCGAGGAAATATGTGCACATGAACATCAGATCAGGACTTGCTCTATTAAGCTGCTTCCATCCACCAAAAAGTAAATGCCAACACATAATGCACATCAATTCAATATGTGGCGAGGGGCAGGGGGGGACTCGTAGGGGGGAAAATCTACCACTGTCTACCAAACCATCAAGTGATCACAGGTGCCAAGTGATCACAGGTGCCAACTACTCAGCTCTTTCTACTCcgattttggggatggggccataactcattggaagagcatctgctttgcatgcagaaggttctagatccaatccctagcagcatcaagaggtagggctgcgaaagactcctgcctgaaaccttggagaagccacttgccagtcagtgtagacaagggtttattaaccttaggcccccagatgttgttggactacaactcccagaatccccaagcaaaagccactgcagctgaggattctgggagttgtagtccaacaacatctgggagcccaaggttaagaaaccctggtgttgacgatgctgagctagatcaaccaatggtctgactctgtataaggcagttccctatgtccctatggttCTCACCTTGAGGTCGAAATGGGCAATGCGTTTGGTATGCAGGTAATAGACTCCATCCAGGATCTGCTTGAGGAACTGGGTGGCCTCTTCCTCGGTCAGGGACTCCTTCTCGGCCAGGAAGTCAAAGAGCTCCCCGCCCGAGACCAGCTCCAGGATGAGGACCACGTCTGTTTTGTTCTCAAAGATATCGTGGAGAGTGATGATGTTGGGGTGCTGGATCTCCCGCAGGATGTTCACCTCCCGCTCGATCTCCTCACGGCTCACTCCTCGGCGGCTCGAGGACAGGCGTCGCTTCTTGATGAACTTGGCTGCATATTCCAGGCCGCTCTTCTTCTCTCGGCACTTCCGGACAATGGCAAACTGGccgctggggggaggggggagagatagagagactgaCACAGCAGCACCTGAATTGTGAGCCTTTCTACTCCAAAGGCTGGgggagagcaggaaagcagtACAGAAAAACCTCGGTATTTCCGGGGGTTCTGTTCCCCACCATTACCTCAGGTAAGGTAACAATGAATACCAAGTAATTAGGTCTATGGCACTGTGGGGGTTGAATTCTTGGAGGCCCAAAAATCACAGACACAACCGGCAAAAATGGGAGGAGGGcacaaaataaagtgccctaccatagTTCACAGGCCTTTAGCACACCAGAAATGTCCCCCACAAAGTGCcgaaatctgccccccccccgccgggaaATCGTGATTTTCTGAACTTTTCCGgtcaaaatgagccacaaaatggctcctagtCACAAAACAGCAggcggaaatgacctcggaggtcatttctgtccacctccaacctgcagatatgcaaaaattaacccttttttggccaatttttatcgcgtatgctgaggttgggtgccaGGTACCCAACCGCGGATACACGAAAGCACGGGTGTCGGGTCCGCGAATGCCAAGGTTTGGCAttacattgtagaacttgaaaaggtgcagaagagggcaaccaagatgatcaggggcctagagcaccttccttatgaggcaaggctacaacacctggggctttttagtttcgaaaaaagacgactgcacagagacatgatagaggtctataaaatcatgcatggtgtggagaaagtggatagaaagaaattcttctccttttcccataacactagaaccaggggtcatcccatgaaattgattgccgggaaatctaggaccaacaaacggtactttttcacacaacgcataatcaacttgtggaattctctgccacgagttgtgacagccaacaacctgg
Above is a window of Hemicordylus capensis ecotype Gifberg chromosome 2, rHemCap1.1.pri, whole genome shotgun sequence DNA encoding:
- the DAPK3 gene encoding death-associated protein kinase 3; protein product: MSTFRQENVEDHYEMEEELGSGQFAIVRKCREKKSGLEYAAKFIKKRRLSSSRRGVSREEIEREVNILREIQHPNIITLHDIFENKTDVVLILELVSGGELFDFLAEKESLTEEEATQFLKQILDGVYYLHTKRIAHFDLKPENIMLLDKNVPSPRIKLIDFGIAHKIEAGNEFKNIFGTPEFVAPEIVNYEPLGLEADMWSIGVITYILLSGASPFLGETKQETLTNISAVNYDFDEEYFSNTSELAKDFIRRLLVKDPKKRMTIEQSLEHPWIKVIKRRNVRNEDNSKKPERRRLKTTRLKEYTIKSHSSMPPNNTYINFERFSKVMEEVAAAEESLRELEHSKKSFREDIEALRSIYEEKESWYKEENEAISQDLRQIRQDLTRTEALKRQTQEEAKGALLAANGLKRRYRKLENRYEALAKQMATEMKFVQELVRSVELEKLQGGEGDCGIR